TTGTCAATCGTGTTATCCACTTTTAACAATTCATCCTGTTCTAATATCAAAATCGCTGCCGCTGTAAATTGCTTTGAAACTGAAGCTAATTTAAATTTGGTTTGTGGTGTATTGGCGATATTATGGGAAATATCTGCAAACCCATATCCTTTAGAAAAAAGGATATCATCACTTTTTGAAATTAAGATCGAACCGCTAAAATCACCGGTTTCAACATAGGGTTGTAAATAAGAGTCTATTTTAGATTCGAGATTCTCCATTTGAGGAAAGATTATGTTGTTACCAAAAAGAAGTATGGTGCAAACCAAATGCAGAATCTTTTTCATGTTGTTTTCCTTGTTACTGCAACTTCTCAATCGCTTTCCCGGCTTGCCGCCGCACAGTCTGGTTAAACATCTCGTTGTTCAGTAAAAATTTCAGTGCACTGACTGCCTGTTTTTCTTCCCGCTCCACAAACAGCTCAATTAAGGCAATTTGAGTCAGCGGCGAGGTCTGCCGGGTCAGCGACTCGATTAAACCCGCACGAACGACTTCTTCGTCGTAAAAAATAGAGAGTGCGTCGATGGTGGCCAATCGTACGTTCAGATTGGAGTCATAATCCAAAGTATTCAGCAGAGTTTCCAATGTTGCTGCTGCCGGCTGAGCGACGCGATAACTATAACTAACTCCCCGCAGCCGCTCACTTGAAGATTGATTTTGCAGCAACGCAGTGGCAACCATCTGCCGTAAGCTGTAGACCTCGCTGCGCAGCACCAAAAGATCTTGATTGCCCGGAGAGGAAGATTTAATCGTCAGGCCGCTTATTAGACCGATAATCAAAAGCGCCAGGGCAAACCCGAATTGAAAAACCGGCTGCCGCGGCCACCAGCGACCGAGTGAGTTATTCACTGTCTCCCGCCACCCAAGACGGACTTCCGCGACATTTTGCCCGGCCTGATAAGCGTCAAGCATGGCGTAAAACCTTGTTTTTACGATCTCCGGGGGAGTTGCCTCGGGGAGTTTTCCTAACTTCTCCCAGGTTGTGCCCAGACTTTCGAACTCAGCTTTGCATGCTGAACAACTCAGCAGGTGCTCCTCTATCTTTGAAAGCGTGCTGTCGTTCAAGTTCCCGCCTAAATAGTCTGCAATTTGTCGTGTGACGTGTTCACATTTCATGACGCTCTTTCTCCCGAAAGTTCAAAAAAGTTATCTCTTAATCTCTGCATTGCCCGATGAACTCGTGCCTTAATCGTGCCTTCAAGGCAGCCGAATATTTGCGCAATCTCTCTGTATTTTACATTTTGAAAGCGGCTGAGCACCAAAACCTCCCGGTCCTCTTCAGGAAGTTTG
This window of the candidate division KSB1 bacterium genome carries:
- a CDS encoding zf-HC2 domain-containing protein, producing MKCEHVTRQIADYLGGNLNDSTLSKIEEHLLSCSACKAEFESLGTTWEKLGKLPEATPPEIVKTRFYAMLDAYQAGQNVAEVRLGWRETVNNSLGRWWPRQPVFQFGFALALLIIGLISGLTIKSSSPGNQDLLVLRSEVYSLRQMVATALLQNQSSSERLRGVSYSYRVAQPAAATLETLLNTLDYDSNLNVRLATIDALSIFYDEEVVRAGLIESLTRQTSPLTQIALIELFVEREEKQAVSALKFLLNNEMFNQTVRRQAGKAIEKLQ